A genomic stretch from Halogranum gelatinilyticum includes:
- a CDS encoding FAD-dependent oxidoreductase has protein sequence MTDPFVVVGGDAAGLSAASKLKRDDPDREVIVFEKGRWVSYAHCGTPYFVKGDIEHLSDLLALSPEEIEERGIDLRREHEVVAVSPDERTVTVRTADGDAVEQAYGDLLVATGAHAATSPIEGAALDGVFTLHGLDSAAAIRAFLDAPDAASVEAVGGGEYVDRETVARYGAMDPPETVALVGGGYVGIEMAEAFAAHDLDVHLFQRSAHVLQPFGEAVAERVEEHLREQGVTLHLDTEVDRLAGDDGRVTGVSFGDGPLDVDMVLVGIGIRPNTDLLAGTGVELGDSGAIATDEYGRTNVEGVYAAGDVAEDRHVVTGGPAWVPLGLTANRAGRAIGGTVAGDPTPVGDVAGTAVLKAFDLECGRTGVVDHEEAREAGFDPVSETITAGSRSGYYPGAAETTVTLTADRDSGKLLGGTIVGSDRAAIRIDTVATALAGELTVSEVERLDLAYAPPFSPVWDPVLTAAKVLGGKL, from the coding sequence ATGACCGACCCGTTCGTCGTCGTCGGCGGTGACGCCGCCGGCCTGAGTGCCGCGAGCAAACTGAAGCGCGACGACCCCGACCGCGAGGTGATCGTCTTCGAGAAGGGCCGGTGGGTCTCCTACGCCCACTGCGGGACGCCCTACTTCGTCAAGGGCGACATCGAGCATCTGAGCGACCTCCTGGCACTCTCGCCCGAGGAGATCGAAGAGCGCGGTATCGACCTCCGGCGGGAACACGAGGTCGTCGCGGTGTCACCCGACGAGCGAACCGTAACCGTCCGCACCGCCGACGGCGACGCCGTCGAGCAGGCCTACGGCGACCTGCTCGTCGCGACCGGCGCGCACGCCGCGACGAGTCCCATCGAGGGGGCAGCCCTCGACGGCGTGTTCACGCTGCACGGACTCGACTCGGCGGCGGCCATCCGCGCGTTCCTCGACGCCCCCGACGCGGCGTCCGTCGAGGCGGTCGGCGGCGGCGAGTACGTCGACCGCGAGACCGTGGCGCGGTACGGCGCGATGGACCCGCCCGAGACGGTCGCGCTCGTCGGCGGCGGCTACGTCGGCATCGAGATGGCCGAGGCCTTCGCGGCCCACGACCTCGACGTCCATCTCTTTCAGCGGTCCGCGCACGTCCTCCAGCCGTTCGGCGAGGCCGTCGCCGAGCGCGTCGAGGAGCACCTACGCGAACAGGGCGTCACGCTGCATCTGGACACCGAAGTCGACCGCCTCGCTGGCGACGACGGTCGCGTGACGGGCGTCTCCTTCGGTGACGGCCCGCTCGACGTCGACATGGTGCTCGTCGGCATCGGCATCCGGCCGAACACCGACCTCCTCGCGGGGACCGGCGTCGAACTGGGTGACTCGGGAGCCATCGCCACGGACGAGTACGGCCGGACGAACGTCGAGGGGGTCTACGCCGCGGGCGACGTCGCCGAGGACCGCCACGTCGTCACCGGCGGCCCGGCGTGGGTCCCGCTCGGGCTGACCGCGAACAGAGCAGGGCGGGCCATCGGCGGGACTGTCGCGGGAGACCCGACGCCCGTCGGCGACGTCGCCGGGACGGCCGTGCTCAAGGCCTTCGACTTGGAGTGCGGCCGGACGGGGGTCGTCGACCACGAGGAGGCGAGGGAGGCGGGGTTCGACCCGGTGAGCGAGACGATCACCGCAGGGTCGCGCTCGGGCTACTACCCCGGCGCGGCGGAGACGACCGTCACGCTGACTGCCGACCGCGATTCTGGAAAATTGCTCGGCGGCACCATCGTCGGCAGCGACCGCGCGGCGATCCGTATCGACACCGTGGCGACGGCACTCGCCGGGGAGCTGACCGTCTCCGAAGTCGAACGGCTCGACCTGGCCTACGCGCCGCCGTTCAGTCCCGTCTGGGACCCCGTGCTCACGGCGGCGAAGGTGCTCGGCGGGAAACTCTGA
- a CDS encoding winged helix-turn-helix domain-containing protein → MEKALWYLLAGMRGGENRARIIRALSERPRNANQLSETLDLEYNTIRYHLDLLVDHDVVEKGEASYGTMYFLTDRFEHHREQFEDILTKMD, encoded by the coding sequence ATGGAGAAGGCGCTCTGGTATCTCTTGGCCGGGATGCGCGGCGGTGAGAACCGCGCGCGCATCATTCGCGCCCTCTCGGAGCGTCCCCGGAACGCCAACCAGCTCTCGGAGACGCTCGACTTGGAGTACAACACGATCCGCTACCATCTGGACCTGCTCGTCGACCACGACGTCGTCGAGAAGGGCGAGGCCAGCTACGGGACGATGTACTTCCTCACCGACCGCTTCGAGCACCACCGCGAGCAGTTCGAGGACATCCTGACGAAGATGGACTAA
- a CDS encoding DMT family transporter — MSSRGTLTLFGAASVCLGTSFVAIKVGLATVPPVLFAAFRFDIAAVLLLALAAYLYDDWLPQTRRDLLGIAASAVFIVGINNALLFVGQQYTTSGAAAIMYSLMPVVSPVFTYLLLGERVARLDVAGILLGLVGVMVIVQPSPDQLGVGTVGQLLVLVAAVSVSLGSVLLQRARPRLAMLPLSAWAMLLGALGLHATSLAIGESAATIPLTADTVAAVIYVGAPGTAIAYGAYFLLIADAGPVRANLVAYAVPAVATVTAWALLGEALATTTLAGFGIILAGFALLQRTQLRAEVDRFLHTAEQDVRAFERESDD; from the coding sequence ATGAGTTCGCGCGGAACGCTCACCCTCTTCGGCGCGGCTTCGGTCTGTCTCGGCACTTCCTTCGTCGCCATCAAGGTCGGTCTCGCGACGGTCCCGCCAGTCCTCTTCGCAGCCTTCCGCTTCGACATCGCCGCCGTCCTGCTGCTCGCGCTCGCGGCGTATCTGTACGACGACTGGCTCCCACAGACGCGCCGCGACCTGCTCGGCATCGCCGCCAGCGCGGTCTTCATCGTCGGCATCAACAACGCACTGTTGTTCGTCGGCCAGCAGTACACCACGAGCGGCGCAGCCGCGATCATGTACAGTCTGATGCCCGTCGTCTCGCCGGTGTTCACCTATCTGCTGCTCGGCGAGCGCGTCGCGCGCCTCGACGTCGCCGGTATCCTCCTTGGTCTCGTCGGCGTCATGGTCATCGTCCAGCCCTCGCCCGACCAGCTCGGTGTCGGGACGGTGGGCCAGCTGCTCGTCCTCGTCGCCGCGGTCAGCGTCTCGCTGGGGAGCGTCCTCCTCCAGCGTGCTCGCCCGCGGCTGGCGATGCTCCCGCTGTCGGCGTGGGCGATGCTCCTCGGCGCGCTCGGTCTCCATGCGACGAGTCTCGCCATCGGCGAGTCGGCGGCGACCATCCCGCTGACGGCCGACACGGTCGCCGCCGTCATTTACGTCGGCGCGCCCGGAACGGCCATCGCCTACGGGGCGTACTTCCTGCTCATCGCCGACGCGGGCCCGGTCCGGGCCAACCTCGTCGCCTACGCCGTCCCGGCGGTCGCGACGGTGACGGCCTGGGCACTCCTCGGCGAGGCACTCGCGACGACGACGCTGGCCGGATTCGGCATCATCCTCGCGGGGTTCGCCCTCCTCCAGCGGACGCAGCTCCGCGCCGAGGTGGACCGGTTCCTCCACACGGCCGAACAGGACGTCCGGGCGTTCGAGCGCGAGAGCGACGACTGA
- a CDS encoding MBL fold metallo-hydrolase yields MKLQFLGGAREVGRSAILVNDSLLLDYGMLTGNPPQYPVASPEPDAVVVSHGHLDHVGAVPTLLSGDRRPPIHWTPPTQELALTLARDTLKLHGGTYDCPFTETHVQRMTQVSNPHGYGEPFEAAGHEVTLYNAGHIPGSAHVLVDDGDTRLLYTADFHLDEEDGGDVVGQRLVPGSTDRPDADVVICESTYADVEHDPRGEVERRFVESLQTTMWEGGTVVVPAFAIGRTQEMLLICEAHDLPCYVDGMGKQVTRMLRNHPEFVRDADALRRAKSHARFVTGRNGQRKRIAKQNTVIVTTSGMLSGGPAMTYIPEVRADPTNKITMTGYQVEGTPGRDLLERGSAEIDGRIMPISAQAESYDFSAHADHDGLREFLSAYEASEILVNHGDNCENFAAELREDGYEASAPEVGQVVEV; encoded by the coding sequence ATGAAACTCCAGTTCCTCGGCGGGGCCCGCGAGGTCGGCCGCAGTGCCATCCTCGTCAACGACTCCCTGCTCTTGGACTACGGGATGCTGACCGGCAACCCCCCGCAGTATCCCGTCGCCTCCCCCGAACCCGACGCAGTCGTCGTCTCTCACGGCCATCTCGACCACGTCGGCGCGGTCCCCACGCTCCTCTCGGGCGACCGGCGGCCGCCCATCCACTGGACGCCGCCGACGCAGGAACTCGCGCTGACGCTCGCCCGCGACACGCTCAAACTCCACGGCGGGACGTACGACTGCCCGTTCACCGAGACGCACGTCCAGCGGATGACGCAGGTGTCGAACCCACACGGCTATGGAGAACCGTTCGAGGCCGCGGGCCACGAGGTCACGCTCTACAACGCCGGCCACATCCCCGGCAGCGCGCACGTCCTCGTCGACGACGGCGACACGCGACTGCTCTACACCGCGGACTTCCACCTCGACGAAGAGGACGGCGGCGACGTCGTCGGCCAACGGCTCGTCCCCGGGTCGACCGACCGCCCCGACGCCGACGTCGTCATCTGCGAGAGCACGTACGCCGACGTCGAACACGACCCCCGCGGCGAGGTCGAACGCCGCTTCGTCGAGAGTCTCCAGACGACGATGTGGGAGGGGGGGACCGTCGTCGTCCCCGCCTTCGCCATCGGCCGCACGCAGGAGATGCTGCTCATCTGTGAGGCCCACGACCTCCCGTGCTACGTCGACGGCATGGGCAAGCAGGTGACGCGGATGCTCCGGAACCACCCCGAGTTCGTCCGCGACGCCGACGCGCTCCGCCGGGCGAAGTCCCACGCCCGTTTCGTCACGGGTCGGAACGGCCAGCGCAAACGCATCGCGAAGCAGAACACCGTCATCGTGACGACGAGCGGGATGCTCTCGGGCGGCCCGGCGATGACCTACATCCCCGAGGTCCGCGCCGACCCGACGAACAAGATCACCATGACGGGCTACCAGGTCGAGGGGACGCCCGGCCGCGACCTTCTGGAACGCGGCAGTGCCGAGATCGACGGCCGAATCATGCCCATCTCGGCGCAGGCCGAGTCCTACGACTTCTCTGCTCATGCGGACCACGACGGCCTCCGCGAGTTCCTCTCGGCGTACGAAGCGAGTGAGATTCTCGTCAACCACGGCGACAACTGCGAGAACTTCGCCGCCGAGTTACGCGAGGACGGCTACGAGGCGAGCGCGCCCGAAGTCGGCCAGGTCGTCGAAGTCTGA
- a CDS encoding outer membrane protein assembly factor BamB family protein, giving the protein MTPSTPRSRRDLVSRRSLLGLAGAAAVGSALLDPAWFRSEQRLSSDDDDAWPMSRGGPERTGFAERGPTEEVGVAWHRDLGDSFPGLALPVAVADETVYTATRYAVHALDAADGTPRWEYGLSGEGWFGSDFFQSGTHFVQSPPVVGDEGVYICAGSDLFAVGSRGTARWQYDTSSSFEDVLVVGNTAYFTSNLDSETLVALDTDSGVPRWTDTPAPILPRAYGDGLLVGPTLDRDEGVLRAVSAETGTTQWSRELTLADPYRLVPTVADGTVFYGDTTLYALDAETGETRWTYETPDDSGLAPVVAGDTVYVVAEFSGLVVALDAETGEVRWERTVERAESVESPAVTADTLYLAAGRAAIGLDTSDGTERFRVGVPGGGVDSFALAGGTLYVGSGETVVALREGER; this is encoded by the coding sequence GTGACGCCCTCCACCCCTCGCTCGCGTCGTGACCTCGTGTCGCGTCGCTCGCTCCTCGGGCTCGCCGGAGCTGCCGCGGTCGGGAGTGCCCTCCTCGATCCGGCGTGGTTCCGCAGCGAGCAACGGCTCAGTTCGGATGACGACGACGCGTGGCCGATGAGCCGCGGCGGTCCGGAACGGACCGGCTTCGCCGAACGCGGCCCGACCGAGGAGGTCGGCGTCGCGTGGCACCGCGACCTCGGCGACTCCTTTCCCGGTCTCGCACTCCCCGTCGCCGTCGCCGACGAGACGGTCTACACGGCGACACGCTACGCGGTCCACGCGCTCGACGCGGCCGACGGGACGCCGCGCTGGGAGTACGGCTTGAGCGGCGAGGGCTGGTTCGGTTCCGACTTCTTTCAGAGCGGGACGCATTTCGTCCAGAGTCCGCCCGTCGTCGGCGACGAGGGGGTCTACATCTGCGCCGGGTCGGACCTCTTCGCCGTCGGGAGCCGGGGAACTGCCCGCTGGCAGTACGACACGTCGAGCAGTTTCGAAGACGTGCTCGTCGTCGGCAACACGGCTTATTTTACTTCGAATCTCGACAGCGAGACGCTCGTCGCGCTCGACACCGACTCGGGGGTTCCACGCTGGACCGACACACCGGCCCCGATTCTCCCGCGGGCGTACGGCGACGGTCTGCTCGTCGGCCCGACACTCGACCGCGACGAGGGAGTCCTGCGCGCCGTCTCCGCGGAGACAGGCACCACGCAGTGGAGTCGGGAACTCACCCTCGCCGACCCCTACCGGCTCGTGCCGACCGTCGCCGACGGCACCGTCTTCTACGGCGACACGACGCTCTACGCGCTCGACGCCGAGACCGGCGAGACACGGTGGACGTACGAGACGCCGGACGACAGCGGACTCGCACCGGTCGTCGCCGGCGACACCGTCTACGTCGTCGCCGAGTTCTCCGGACTCGTGGTCGCGCTCGACGCCGAGACCGGGGAGGTGCGTTGGGAGCGAACCGTCGAGCGGGCCGAGTCAGTCGAGAGTCCCGCCGTGACGGCCGACACGCTCTATCTCGCCGCCGGGAGGGCCGCCATCGGCCTCGACACGAGCGACGGCACGGAGCGGTTCCGCGTCGGCGTCCCCGGTGGCGGCGTGGACTCATTCGCACTCGCCGGAGGAACGCTCTACGTCGGCAGCGGCGAGACGGTCGTCGCGCTCCGGGAGGGTGAGCGATGA
- a CDS encoding DUF6360 family protein, which translates to MPDRLLRINAYTTFDMLDGTATGHDFDEEAFAVLNVTAPRQNPDHVKLELELDNTQLETLPAHADRVTLSAEQARTLAGELEKYADRVEAAQLDNDDE; encoded by the coding sequence ATGCCCGACCGACTCCTGCGCATCAACGCCTACACCACGTTCGATATGCTCGACGGCACCGCGACGGGCCACGACTTCGACGAGGAGGCTTTCGCCGTCCTCAACGTCACCGCCCCGCGGCAGAACCCCGACCACGTGAAACTCGAACTCGAACTCGACAACACGCAACTGGAGACGCTTCCGGCGCACGCCGACCGCGTCACCCTCAGTGCCGAGCAGGCACGGACGCTCGCGGGCGAGTTGGAGAAGTACGCCGACCGCGTCGAAGCGGCCCAGTTGGACAACGACGACGAGTAG
- a CDS encoding TIGR00266 family protein, with translation MEFQIADGRSYATLEVTMDSGDRVGIDPGSMVTRSDAIRSETNASEGGLGGMLKRAVSDELEVMTTFLEAETDGSRAVLAPDYLGDIAQLDIDETGPVKVQSGGLLAWTPDVERGTARNEASNFFSSGELTVLRLGGSGTAFISAFGAVREERVTSDEPLVVDEDHLLAWSEDLSVSRAKDSSIKSSLLGGEGFVTRLEGDGRVWVQTRDPMILFGGGGQ, from the coding sequence ATGGAGTTCCAGATTGCCGACGGACGGAGCTACGCGACGCTCGAAGTCACGATGGACAGCGGCGACCGCGTTGGCATCGACCCCGGCTCGATGGTGACCCGCAGCGACGCCATCCGCTCGGAGACGAACGCGAGCGAGGGTGGTCTCGGCGGGATGCTCAAACGCGCCGTCTCCGACGAACTGGAGGTCATGACGACGTTCCTTGAGGCGGAGACCGACGGCTCTCGGGCCGTGCTCGCCCCGGATTATCTCGGCGACATCGCCCAACTCGACATCGACGAGACCGGGCCGGTGAAGGTCCAGTCCGGCGGGCTGCTCGCGTGGACACCCGACGTCGAACGCGGCACCGCCCGCAACGAGGCAAGTAACTTCTTCTCGTCGGGCGAACTCACCGTCCTCCGTCTCGGCGGGTCGGGTACGGCCTTCATCTCGGCGTTCGGCGCGGTCCGCGAGGAGCGGGTCACGAGCGACGAACCGCTCGTCGTCGACGAGGACCATCTGCTCGCGTGGAGCGAGGACCTCTCGGTGTCGCGCGCGAAAGACTCCAGCATCAAGTCCTCGCTGCTCGGAGGGGAGGGTTTCGTCACGCGACTCGAAGGCGACGGGCGGGTCTGGGTCCAGACGCGCGACCCGATGATCCTGTTCGGCGGCGGCGGGCAGTAG
- a CDS encoding SOUL family heme-binding protein, translating to MRTLTKSLLAVGGAGLALWTGWGLYSTRSTERVPYDTLAELDGVEIRRYPRTILVETTAESNEAAFRRLFRYLSGANESSEEVSMTAPVASDADGQTVSMTAPVRTERATTGARDTDSDELSMTAPVRTDDGDGEVTMAFYLPSEYTPATAPTPTDSRVRLVVQPPQTLAVKTFSWWATDERVTDQRSALLDTLAERDLDLRGEPFLLQYNAPYTPPFLRRNEVAVAVAYEPESVDNTAE from the coding sequence ATGCGAACGCTCACCAAGAGCCTGCTCGCCGTCGGCGGCGCTGGCCTCGCGCTCTGGACCGGCTGGGGACTGTACTCCACCCGGTCGACCGAACGGGTCCCCTACGACACGCTCGCCGAACTCGACGGCGTCGAGATTCGACGGTATCCACGGACGATCCTCGTCGAGACGACCGCCGAGAGCAACGAAGCCGCGTTCCGACGGCTGTTCCGCTACCTCTCGGGGGCAAACGAGTCGAGCGAGGAAGTGTCGATGACGGCTCCCGTCGCCAGCGACGCGGACGGCCAGACGGTGTCGATGACCGCGCCGGTGCGGACGGAGCGTGCGACGACCGGCGCGCGCGACACCGACAGTGACGAGCTGTCGATGACGGCACCGGTCCGCACGGACGACGGCGACGGCGAGGTCACGATGGCCTTCTACCTCCCGTCGGAGTACACGCCCGCGACCGCGCCGACGCCGACCGACTCGCGGGTCCGGCTCGTCGTCCAGCCGCCGCAGACGCTCGCGGTGAAGACGTTCTCGTGGTGGGCGACCGACGAGCGGGTCACAGACCAGCGGTCGGCGTTGCTCGACACGCTCGCCGAGCGCGATCTCGACCTGCGCGGCGAGCCGTTCCTCCTGCAGTACAACGCCCCCTACACGCCACCGTTCCTCCGACGCAACGAGGTCGCGGTCGCGGTGGCGTACGAACCCGAATCCGTCGATAACACCGCCGAGTAG
- a CDS encoding molybdopterin-dependent oxidoreductase, translated as MSSPPTDPADTSPEPSDATPSHSWPARILVALLAGVAGVAGSFAVASFTPAFVAGPIAGFLARRLPGAVITFAIVVLGDFGDQLNVLTALGIATLLFAGATLVGQRADRALGGTVSGPVVAAAVLAVAYAVTGAPLPSLAAGVAAGLVAAVADLVAVRGFPAIDGDAAQPGRRRVLAAIASALPLVLGGYALGARADSQSASSASSTLDVGEPWAVPEVDAMLAQASEQSLAVAGLEPLVSDSFYQVDINSTDPALDAADWSLSVTGAVDEEVTYSYEEIARMEMEHRFVSLRCVGEPLNGRKLDNAVWTGVSIMDLVEPAGVDDGCCVMFRAADGFYEEFPLSALRDGFLAIGMNGQILPRGHGYPARALIPGHWGEINVKWIDEIEILDRPADGYWEKRGWHGTGPVNTVAKLWVDNRLDDGRIEVAGHAYAGTRDVERVEVSTDGGATWADAELSERLPGTDVWRQWVYRYEPPGGEHEVVVRATDGTGTLQPEDEASAFPNGASGWVSKTLRP; from the coding sequence ATGTCTTCGCCCCCAACCGACCCAGCTGACACATCCCCCGAACCGAGCGACGCTACCCCGTCACACTCGTGGCCCGCTCGCATCCTCGTGGCACTCCTCGCGGGCGTCGCGGGCGTCGCTGGCTCCTTCGCGGTCGCATCGTTCACGCCCGCGTTCGTCGCGGGTCCCATCGCGGGCTTCCTCGCCCGCCGCTTACCGGGTGCGGTCATCACCTTCGCCATCGTCGTCCTCGGCGACTTCGGCGACCAGCTGAACGTCCTCACCGCGCTCGGTATCGCGACGCTGCTCTTCGCCGGGGCGACGCTGGTCGGCCAGCGAGCGGACCGCGCGCTCGGCGGGACGGTCTCGGGCCCGGTCGTCGCCGCGGCGGTCCTCGCCGTCGCCTACGCCGTCACAGGGGCACCCCTCCCGTCGCTGGCGGCGGGCGTCGCCGCGGGGCTGGTCGCGGCCGTCGCCGACCTCGTCGCGGTTCGGGGGTTCCCGGCCATCGACGGCGACGCGGCCCAACCGGGTCGGCGGCGCGTCCTCGCGGCTATCGCGAGCGCGCTCCCGCTCGTTCTCGGTGGCTACGCGCTGGGTGCGCGTGCCGACTCACAGTCGGCGTCGTCCGCGTCGTCGACGCTGGACGTCGGCGAGCCGTGGGCCGTCCCCGAGGTCGACGCGATGCTCGCACAGGCGAGCGAGCAGTCGCTCGCGGTCGCGGGGCTGGAACCCCTCGTCAGCGACTCGTTCTACCAGGTCGACATCAACTCGACGGACCCGGCTCTCGACGCCGCCGACTGGTCGCTCTCGGTCACCGGCGCGGTCGACGAGGAGGTGACCTACTCCTACGAGGAGATTGCCCGGATGGAGATGGAGCACCGCTTCGTCTCGCTGCGCTGCGTCGGCGAACCGCTGAACGGCAGGAAGCTGGACAACGCCGTCTGGACCGGCGTGTCCATCATGGACCTCGTGGAACCCGCTGGCGTCGACGACGGCTGCTGTGTGATGTTCCGCGCCGCCGACGGCTTCTACGAGGAGTTCCCGCTGTCGGCCCTCCGCGACGGCTTTCTCGCCATCGGCATGAACGGACAGATCCTCCCGCGCGGCCACGGCTACCCGGCACGGGCACTCATCCCCGGCCACTGGGGCGAGATCAACGTCAAGTGGATCGACGAGATCGAGATCCTCGACCGCCCCGCCGACGGCTACTGGGAGAAACGCGGCTGGCACGGCACCGGCCCGGTCAACACCGTCGCGAAGCTGTGGGTCGACAACCGTCTCGACGACGGCCGCATCGAGGTCGCGGGCCACGCCTACGCCGGGACCCGCGACGTCGAGCGCGTCGAGGTCTCGACCGACGGGGGCGCGACGTGGGCTGACGCGGAGCTGTCGGAGCGGCTGCCCGGCACCGACGTCTGGCGGCAGTGGGTCTACCGGTACGAGCCGCCCGGGGGCGAACACGAGGTGGTCGTCCGCGCCACCGACGGTACCGGCACGCTCCAGCCCGAAGACGAGGCTTCGGCGTTCCCCAACGGGGCCTCCGGCTGGGTGTCGAAGACGCTCCGGCCATGA
- a CDS encoding spondin domain-containing protein — MTHDTTRRRFLIGVGAAGTVALAGCTTGGDGGSQPTTESMGGETTTESMGGEMNESMSETTSESMDDGMMATTFTVRVENVGSAETLQTSEGPVPAVLAPVAYAVHDEGVSLFTEDEAASPGLETLAEDGGPSTLVGEVEMSVDHAGAAAVPEGGDEAGPIGPGGAYTFQVEAHAGHRLSLATMFVQSNDLFYAPEPSGIPLFDENDEPVDGDRTSHLLLWDAGTEVNEEPGVGPNQAPRQSGPNTGDDEMGTVRRIGDVDDGYDYPETTSVVRLTISPSQAMDN, encoded by the coding sequence ATGACACACGACACGACACGGCGGCGGTTCCTCATCGGCGTCGGCGCGGCCGGGACAGTCGCGCTCGCGGGCTGTACGACCGGCGGCGACGGCGGGAGCCAGCCGACCACCGAGTCGATGGGCGGCGAGACGACGACGGAGTCGATGGGTGGCGAGATGAACGAGAGCATGAGCGAGACGACAAGCGAATCGATGGACGACGGCATGATGGCCACGACGTTCACCGTCCGCGTCGAGAACGTCGGCTCGGCGGAGACGCTCCAGACTTCTGAAGGTCCCGTGCCCGCGGTTCTCGCGCCAGTCGCCTACGCGGTCCACGACGAGGGCGTCTCGCTGTTCACCGAGGACGAGGCGGCCAGCCCCGGCCTCGAAACGCTCGCCGAGGACGGCGGTCCGTCGACTTTGGTCGGCGAAGTCGAGATGAGCGTCGACCACGCGGGTGCCGCGGCCGTCCCCGAGGGCGGCGACGAGGCGGGACCCATCGGTCCCGGCGGCGCGTACACCTTCCAGGTCGAGGCCCACGCGGGCCACCGGCTGTCGCTGGCGACGATGTTCGTCCAGTCGAACGACCTGTTCTACGCGCCCGAACCGAGCGGGATTCCACTGTTCGACGAGAACGACGAACCCGTCGACGGCGACCGGACGAGCCACCTGCTGCTCTGGGACGCCGGCACCGAGGTCAACGAGGAGCCGGGCGTCGGCCCCAACCAGGCCCCGAGACAGTCCGGCCCGAACACCGGCGACGACGAGATGGGCACGGTCCGCCGCATCGGCGACGTCGACGACGGCTACGACTATCCCGAGACTACCTCGGTCGTCAGACTAACCATCTCTCCGTCCCAAGCGATGGACAACTGA
- a CDS encoding CPCC family cysteine-rich protein, with translation MGRRASRLRGYCPCCGYRTLEQDEPGSYERCGICFWHDDPEQFERVDYPGGANRESLREAWRNLREFGWCGRGFRPALLRKPRCSDQRDPRWPYDG, from the coding sequence ATGGGCAGACGGGCATCACGACTGCGCGGCTACTGTCCCTGTTGTGGCTACCGGACGCTGGAGCAGGACGAGCCGGGGTCCTACGAGCGGTGCGGCATCTGCTTTTGGCACGACGACCCCGAGCAGTTCGAGCGGGTCGACTATCCGGGCGGAGCGAACCGCGAGTCGCTCCGGGAGGCGTGGCGGAACCTCCGGGAGTTCGGCTGGTGTGGCCGCGGGTTCAGACCCGCGCTGCTGCGGAAACCGCGGTGTTCCGACCAGCGCGACCCGCGGTGGCCGTACGACGGCTGA